From the Spodoptera frugiperda isolate SF20-4 chromosome 16, AGI-APGP_CSIRO_Sfru_2.0, whole genome shotgun sequence genome, one window contains:
- the LOC126911564 gene encoding transcriptional activator protein Pur-alpha isoform X5 gives MSDIGSGDEGISSQKYHGQSMDAGGNNFDSGQQPQEQELATKMLQIQSKRFYLDVKQNRRGRFIKVAEVSIGADGRRSQIFLAMSTAAEFRDHLSSFSDFYSSLGPPNPDNVPDDGKLKSEMMLKDNRRYYLDLKENSRGRFLRVSQTITRGGPRSQVALPAQGMIEFRDALTDLLDDFGIDDGGFKGELPEGRHLRVDNKNFYFDIGQNNRGIYMKVSEVKSNFRTAITVPEKCWTRFRDILADYCDKMCRAHQPADSHQETVGAPHRI, from the exons AATATCATGGGCAAAGTATGGACGCTGGCGGGAATAATTTTGACTCCG GTCAGCAGCCACAGGAGCAGGAGTTGGCGACGAAAATGCTGCAGATCCAGTCGAAGCGGTTCTACCTGGACGTGAAGCAGAACCGGCGCGGCAGGTTCATCAAAGTGGCAGAGGTGAGC ATCGGCGCGGACGGGCGGCGCAGTCAAATCTTCCTGGCGATGTCGACGGCGGCGGAGTTCCGCGACCACCTGTCCAGCTTCAGCGACTTCTACTCGTCGCTGGGCCCGCCCAACCCCGACAACGTGCCCGACGACGGCAAGCTCAAGTCAGAGATGATGCTGAAG GACAACCGGCGGTACTACCTGGACCTGAAGGAGAACTCGCGCGGGCGCTTCCTGCGCGTGTCGCAGACCATCACGCGCGGCGGCCCGCGCTCGCAGGTGGCGCTGCCGGCGCAGGGCATGATCGAGTTCCGCGACGCGCTCACCGACCTACTCGACGACTTCGGCATCGATGACGGAGG GTTCAAGGGCGAGCTGCCCGAGGGCCGCCACCTGCGCGTCGACAACAAGAACTTCTACTTCGACATCGGCCAGAACAACCGCGGCATCTACATGAAAGTCAGCGAG GTGAAAAGCAACTTCCGCACCGCCATCACAGTGCCGGAGAAGTGTTGGACGCGGTTCCGCGACATCCTGGCCGACTACTGCGACAAGATGTGCCGGGCGCACCAACCCGCCGACTCGCATCAG